The following coding sequences are from one Passer domesticus isolate bPasDom1 chromosome 11, bPasDom1.hap1, whole genome shotgun sequence window:
- the LOC135278372 gene encoding zinc finger protein with KRAB and SCAN domains 1-like, which translates to MESGDCAGAGAAREAGLKDFSFPNFGWMEEEAVRKRKMPRDTQAGEEEQGGEDGDQGGQIPTEEPRGRGRFERLHGAGIQQGGKAPEMAQEEGTKPSPGCSEVKGCTLSQEGGQSFSQGLELVTHEQLHDGEKPYKCLECGKSFRQSNALMSHQMIHTGEWACECGECGKGFSCCSHLIIHQCIHTGERPYECPACQKRFQTSSNLLLHERIHTQERPFRCPDCGKGFKRNSHLITHR; encoded by the exons ATGGAGAGCGGGGACTGTGCAGGAGCCGGAGCAGCGAGAGAGGCCGGGCTGAAG gatttctcaTTCCCAAACTTTGgctggatggaggaggaggctgtaaggaagaggaagatgccccgggacacccaggcaggtgaggagga acaaggaggtgaggatggagaccagggaggacaaatccccacagAAGAACCTcgaggaagaggcagatttgagcggctccacgggGCAGGAATCCAACAGGGAGGAAAAGCTCCAGAGATGGCACAGGAAGAGGGgaccaaacccagcccagggtgctctgaggtgAAAGGCTGcaccctgagccaggaaggtggacagagcttcagccagggattGGAGCTGGTGacccatgagcagcttcatgacggggagaagccctacaagtgtttggagtgtgggaagagcttcaggcagagcaacGCCCTGATgagccaccagatgatccacactggggaatgggcctgtgagtgtggggaatgtgggaagggcttcagctgctgctcccacctcaTCATCCATCAatgcatccacactggggagaggccctatgagtgtcctgcATGCCAGAAGAGGTTCCaaaccagctccaatctcctcctgcatgagagAATTCACACacaggagaggcccttccgttgccccgactgcgggaagggcttcaagcgcaACTCCCACCTCATCACCCACCGGTga